The window GCGTGGCCGGCAGCGCGGTCAACGGTTCGGCGACCGCCACCGGCGCCTTGCCGTTGGCGGTGGGCCGTAGCCGGGTGTCACCCCGCAGCCGGCGTAACTCGTCCACGCGTCGTTGGGCCTGTTCAACGGTGACGCCGTCCGGCAGGGTGCGCCACCAACGTTGCGCGGTAGTATGATTGGGATTCTCGAGCACACCTTTTCGGTACCCGGCTTTGGGTGGGCAGATCGCCACCGAAACGCTGCAGTGCTTCGCGACGCCGCGCGGCGACGCTCCCGGCAGCATCGAAGAGCGGATCCGATGTGCCGAAGCGGCTGGGCGGCCACTCACGCTCTGGTAGATGCCACAGACGTTGGCGCACAGTCCAGTTGCACTAGGTCCGTTCTAAATCCCTCGTCCGGTCAGTTTCAACTCTGCCGACGACAGTCCCTGCGGGGCGGTTCGAAGCGACCGGCGCAGAATTTTCTGCTTGCGGTCTTTGGCAGTTCGGAAAGAATTTCGATCGTTCCGGGGCGCTTGTATGCCGCGAGCCGATCGACGAGGAACTCGCGCAGTGACTCCGGTGTCGCGCCAGCGCCGGCCTTGAGGGAGACATACGCCTTTACTGACTCGCCGCGGTAGGCATCCGGGATGCCGACGACCGCTGATTCCCGTACCGCGGGGTGCTCGTTGAGCGCGTCTTCCACCTCGCGGGGGCCATACCTTGAAGCCCGAGCACAGCAGCCCGTCCCGGATGGTCTCGGCTGTCGCGTCGGGTCGGTTCCAGTACCCGGGGATGACGCCGGGGCCCTCGAACACGACCTCCCCGGCGGTGCCTGCCGTATCTGGGAGGGGCTTCCCCGCCGACTCCGAGCGGCCCCGGACCGCCGACCGCGTCCATTACCTGGGCCTGGCACCAGTTCCTACTTCACCGACGCCAGCGCCGCCGAATGGGCGGGCGACGACTTCACCGGAGATACTCCGACTGCCCCCAGCAGAGTCAGCAGGCGGGGAAGCGTGGGGATCGCCCCGAAAGCTGCATGGACGGCCGTGAGCTCATCCGGCCGTGGTCGTTCGGTGCTCATCTCGAGTCCGCCTTCGAGTCCTCCTGATTACGTGTCGCCTGCCATGAGCATGGGACCGTCTTGACCTGATTTCTGCCACCCTCATGGGACCACTCGGATTGCCAGTTGTGGGACCACCCGGCGCGTCGTGCCGGAGTCCCCGTCGGATGACTCGTTTGATCGTCGTGTCGGTATCCCCGGTCACGAAGGCGGACGGGCATGGCGTTTCGGGAGGTCAACGTGAACGAAGTCAAGGAAGTGCTCCGGGTCTGGCTCGGGGTGCCCGGGTCCCGGCCACCGGGGCTGCGCACGATCGCGGCGCACTGCGGGGTGGACCGCAAAACGGCGCGCCGGTACGTCGAGGCCGCCCAGGCCGCGGGCCTGCAGCGCAGCGACGGGGTCGAGGCCCTCGACGATGGGCTGATCGGTGCGGTGATCGAGGCGGTGCGCCCGGCACGCCCGAGCGGGCACGGGTCCGCCTGGGACCGGCTGTTGGGGTTCGAGGACCAGATCACCGCGTGGGTGGCCGGCGAGGGGAACCATCCGCCGCTGACGATCACCAAGATCGAAACGCTGCTGGCCCGCCAGGGCTGCGTGGTGCCGTATCGGACGTTGCACCGATTCGCCACCGAGCGCTGCGGTTTCGGCCGCAAGGACACCACCGTCCGGATCGTCGACGGCGATCCGGGCAGTGAATGCCAGATCGACTTCGGCTACCTCGGCTATCTGACCGACCCGGAGACCGGGCGGCGCCGCAAGGTGCACGCACTGATCTTCACCGCGGTGTATTCGCGGCACATGTTCGTGTGGCTGACGTACTCGCAGACCCTGGCGGCGGTGATCGCCGGCTGCGAGGCGGCGTGGACCTTCTTCGGCGGTGTCTTCAAGGTCCTGATTCCGGACAACATGAAGGCGGTGGTGGCCGAGGCGGACGCGGTCAATCCGCGGCTGTCGTAGGGCTGGCTGGACTACGCCCAGCACACCGGGTTCGTCACCGATCCGGCGCGGATCCGGTCGCCAAAAGATAAACCTAGGGTCGAAAGAGCCGTTCAGTATGTGCGCGGAAACGACTGGGCCGGTGAGGACTTCGCGGATCTCGCGGAGGCGCAACGGCGGGCCGAAGTGTGGTGCTGTGACACCGCCGGGATGCGGACCCACGGCAGCACCGCGGCCCGCCCACTCGAGGTGTTCGACGCGGACGAGGCGCCGATACGGCTGGCCGTTCCCCAGGTTTACGACGTGCCGATCTTCAAACAGGTCAAGGTGCACCGCGACTTTCATGCCGAGGTGGCCAAGGCGTTGTATTCGATACCGGGACAGTGGATCGGCTCGATCCTCGAGGTGCGGGCGGACAGTGCGCTGGTGAAGTTCTATCTGCGCGGAACCCTGGTGAAGGTGCACCCCCGCCAGCCCGCCGGTGGGCGCAGCACCGACCCGGAGGATCTGTCCACTGAGAAGGTCGGGTATGCGATGCGGGACCTGGACCGACTGATCGGCACCTGCGCCGGGCACGGCCACGCCGTCGGGATCTACGCCGAACGACTGCTCGACGATCCGTTGCCCTGGATCCGGATGCGGGCGGTCTACCGGCTGCTCGGGCTGGTCCGCCGCTACGGGCCCGGCCCGGTCGAAGCTGCGTGCAGCACGGCGCTGGATCTGGATGTGGTGTCGGTGAGCAAGATCGCCTCGATGCTCGAACGCGCCACCGAGACCACCGCGCCGCTGCTGCCGGCCGCCGGGTCGGCGGCCCCGTCCCGCTTCACCCGCGACCCCGCCGAGTTCGCCACCGACCGGACCGGCCCCGCCACTTCTGGGACCGGCGTCGCCACTGCCGGGACCGGCGTTGCCACCGAAAGGACCACCCCTGCCACTGCAGGGACCGGCGTCGCCACCGAGAGGACCGGGCATCTGACGGTGATCCTCGGCGGCAACACCGACACGAAGGAGACGCGATGACCACCCCACCCGCCCCCGCGGGGCCGGTCGATCCGATCGGCGCCGACCTGATCGCCCTCCTCAAAACACTCAAACTCGGCGCCCTCAAGGACACCCTGCCCGAGCGACTCGCCCTGGCCCGCCAGCACCAGCTCAGCCACGTCGCCTTCCTGGAGCTGCTCCTCGCCGACGAGGTGTTCCGGCGGGAATCACGCTCGGCCACTTTACGGTCGGCGAACGCCGGTCTGGATCAGTCGATGCGAATCGACACCTGGAACGCCCTCGACGACCTCCGCTACGACCGATCCCTGCTCTCAGATCTGGTCTCACTGCGGTTCGCCGAGGCCGGCCACTCGGTTCTGGTTCTGGGACCGGTCGGGGTCGGCAAGACGCACCTGGCGACCGCCCTCGGGCACGTCGCGATCCGGCGCCGGATGACGGTGCTCTGCGCCCGCGCCGACAAGCTGTTCGCCCGTCTGCGCGCCGCCCGGCTCGACAACTCGGTCGAGGCGGAGATGCGGCGCATCGCCACCGTCGATCTCCTGGTCCTCGACGATTTTGCGCTGCGGCCCCTGGACGCCACCGAGACCAACGACTTCTACGAGTTGGTCGTGGAGCGGCATCGTCGCAAGGCGACGATCGTCTCCTCGAATAGGTCCCCTGATGAGTGGCTGTCGATGACCACCGATGCCCTGCTCGCGCAGTCGGCGATCGACCGGCTCACCTCCGCGGCACACACCCTCGTCATCGAGGGACCGTCCTACCGGCAACGCACCCGCCCCGGGCGTGGTGCCATTGACAGTTCAGAAGGCGAGGTCGATGCTCGATGACACCTTCGGGTGGTCCCATGCT of the Rhodococcus oxybenzonivorans genome contains:
- a CDS encoding ATP-binding protein, whose translation is MTTPPAPAGPVDPIGADLIALLKTLKLGALKDTLPERLALARQHQLSHVAFLELLLADEVFRRESRSATLRSANAGLDQSMRIDTWNALDDLRYDRSLLSDLVSLRFAEAGHSVLVLGPVGVGKTHLATALGHVAIRRRMTVLCARADKLFARLRAARLDNSVEAEMRRIATVDLLVLDDFALRPLDATETNDFYELVVERHRRKATIVSSNRSPDEWLSMTTDALLAQSAIDRLTSAAHTLVIEGPSYRQRTRPGRGAIDSSEGEVDAR